DNA from Gemmatimonadota bacterium:
TCCTCCGGGCTCGCCACGTTGATCTGCAGATAGAAGCCCTGTCCCTTGATCCGGTCCCACCCGAGCTTGCCGTCATCCTGATTGAGGACGATGCGGCAATCGCCCGCTCCCACCACCGCAGCGGCGACCTTCCCTTCGTTCTCGAACGACTGGAACAGCGCAAAGCCGATGGCGTCCCGGTAGAAGCGGATCGACGCCGGCAGGTCCTTGCAGGTGATCGAGCAACCCAGGTTGGTCGCGTGGATGGCCGCTGCCGTGACGGTCATGGAGGTCTCTCCGGGCGTGTGGGGGAGTTCGAAGCCGCGCTGTCGGGGGGCGCCCACGAGCACGCGCGAGAGTCGCGCCGGAATAGTCGAGCCGGCCCCAGGGGCCGGCAAGGCCCCGGCGCGGCGCCGCCGGTCAGGCCTGCACTGCGGCTGCGTGCTCGAGCGCCTGCGCGAAGTCCTCCAGCAGATCATCGAGGTGCTCGCACCCCAGGCTCAGGCGGATGAAGCCGGGTCCGACCGGGTCCCCACCCCACCGCGCACGCCGTTCGCCGCTCGTATGTAGCCCTCCGAAGCTCGTGGCTTCGTGGATGAGGGCGGAGGATGCGAGGAAGGCGTGCGCGGCCGCGGCGCTGCGCAGCTCGAACGACACCACGGGGCCGAAGCGCTGCATCTGCGACCGGGCCACCTCGTGGCCCGGGTGATCGGGAAGCCCCGGGTACAGCGTCTGGAGAACGTCTGGTCGCGCCTGGAGCCAGGTCGCGACGCCGAGCGCGTTGGCGCACATCCGCTCCAGGCGGACATCCAGGGAGCCCAGCGACCGGTGGGCCAGCCACACCTCCATGGGCCCGGCGATGGCGCCGGTCTCGGTGCGCCAGACGCGCAGCCGCTCGGCGTGCGCGGGATCGCGCACGGCCACGTGGCCCAGCACGACGTCGCTGTGACCACAGAGCGCCTTGGTGTCGGACGCCACCGACACGTCGGCGCCGAGCGTCAGCGGCGTCTGTCCACCCACCGTGGGGGTGGTGTTGTCGACCACGAGGAGCGCGCCGGCCTCGCGCGCCGCGGCGGCCAGCGCGCGGATGTCGTAGACCTCGAGGAGCGGATTGCTGGGCGTCTCCACCCACACCACCTGCGCCCCGGGGAGGGCCGCGCGCAGGGCCGCCGCATCCGCCGCGAGGACGACGTCGATCCCGCGCGGGACCAGGTGACGCTGCGCCACGCCGCGCGCCGTGTAGTAGGCGTCTCCGGTCATCACCAGGCGCGCGCCCGGCCCCACCAGGGTGGCCATCACCGCGTACGTGGCCGCCATCCCGGAGGGGAACACCAGGGCGGGGCCTCCCTCCAGCTCGGTCAGCGCGGCCTCGAAGGCCGACCAGGTCGGGTTGTGGAAGCGGCCGTACTGGTAGGGTGCGCTGGCGGGGTCCCCGGCCAGGTGGAAGACGGAGGCGAAGGTCGGCCCGGGCAGGAAGGGCGCGCCCTGCGAGGCCGGTGGGGCTCCGGCGCGGACGATACGGGTGGCGTCACGCATGGGGACTCGGGTGGAAGACGCGAGCCGCGCGCGCTGCGCGGCCCGCGGCCAGCTTCGCCGCCGGTCCCGGCGGTCCGCAAGGTGGTTCTGCAACCTGGCGGGGTCGGATTCCGTCCTAGAAGGGACGAACGCCCGTTCGCCGTCGGCCGCCCGCCGTCGGCGAGCCGCCTCTTCCGGCTGCCGATCCCGCATCCATGGCCGACCTGAAGCTCGCCCTGCGCACGCTCGCCCGGACTCCGTTCGTCACCGCGGTGGCGGTTCTCTCGCTCGCCCTCGGGATCGGCGCCAACACGGCGATCTTCTCGATGTTCGACCAGATGCTGCTGCGCCCGCTCCCGGTCCAGGAGCCGGATCGGCTGGTCAACCTCGCCAACCCCGGGCCCAAGCCGGGGTCCACGTCGTGCAACCAGGCCGGAGACTGCGACGAGGTCTTCAGCTACGAGATGTACCGTGACCTGGAGCAGGCCGACATCGGCTTCTCCAGCCTGGCGGCCCACGTGCTCTTCCAGGCCAACCTGGCGATGGAGGGCCAGACGCTGAACGGCGAGGGGCTCCTGGTGTCGGGCTCCTACTTCCCCACGCTCGGGGTCACGCCGGCGCTCGGGCGGCTCCTGTCGCCGGAGGACGACCGGACCATCGGTGGCCACTACGTGACCGTGCTGGGCTACGGGTACTGGCAGCGGCAACTGGGCGGGGACCCGTCCGTGCTGAACAAGACGATCGTCGTCAACGGCGAGACCCTCACGATCGTCGGGGTGGCGCCGCGCGGATTCGGCGGGACCACCTTGGGAGCGGTGCCCGATCTCTACGTCCCGCTGACGATGCGGGGCGAGATGCAGACCTTCTTCAGTGGCTTCGACAACCGCCGGAGCTACTGGGCGTACGTGTTCGGGCGCCTCCAGGACGGAGTGACGCTGGACCAGGCGTCGCTGCGTGCCAATGCCGTCTATCGCAACATCGTGCGCGAGGTGGAGGCGCCGCTCCAGACGGGCATGAGCGACGAGACCATGGCGCGCTTCCGCGACAAGGAGCTGGTGCTCGAGGCCGGCACCCGCGGCCAGAGCTCCCTGCATGGAGAGGTGCAGACGCCCCTGGTGCTCCTGATGGTCATCACGGTGATGGTGCTGCTCATCGCCTGCGCAAACATCGCCAACCTGTTGTTGGCGCGCGGTGCGGCCCGCAGCCAGGAGATGGCCATCCGCGGATCGTTGGGCGGCAACCGTGTCCAGCTCCTGCGCCAGCTCCTGGTGGAGTCCGTGCTGCTGGCGCTCCTGGGCGGCGTGGCCAGTCTGCTGGTGGCACGCTGGACGCTGGCCTTCGTGAGCTCGATCCTGCCGCCGGAGGCATCCAGCGTGGTTGCGGTCGAGCTCCGCCCCATGGTGATCCTGTTCGCCGGGGTCATGTCGATCGGGACCGGGATCCTCTTCGGGATCTACCCGGCGTTGCACAGCACCCGACCCGACCTGGTGACGCTGCTCAAGTCGAATGCCGGGCAGCCGTCCGGATCACGGGCGGCCGCGCGCTTCCGCTCCTCGCTCGTGACCGCCCAGCTCGCATTGTCGATGACCTTGCTGGCGGCTGCGGGCCTCTTCATCAAGAGCCTCACGAACGTGAGCCGCGTGGACCTGGGCCTGCGCACGGACAACATGGTGCAGTTCTCGGTCTCGCCCGTGCTGAACGGGTACGAGGCGGAGCGCTCCCGCATCCTCTTCGAGCGCATCGCCGAGGAGATGGCGGCCCTGCCCGGCGTGAGCAGCGTCTCCAGCTCGCTCGTGCCCGTGCTGGCGGGCAGCAACTGGGGGACCGACGTCAACGTGCAGGGGTTCGAGAACGGACCCGACATCGATTCCAACTCGCGCTACAACGAAGTGGGAACCGACTACTTCGCCACGATGGGGATCGCGCTGCTGTCCGGGCGTGAGTTCACGCTGGCGGACGGGCGGGACGCGCCCAGGGTCGCCGTCGTCAACGAAACGTTCACGCGCAAGTTCGGGCTGAACGGCGCCGAGGCGGTGGGCAAGTTCATGGCCAGCGGCGGAGACGACGAGCTGGACACCGAGATCGTGGGCGTGGTCGCGGACGCCAAGTACAGCGAGGTGAAGGACGAGATCCCCCCGCTGTTCTTCCGTCCGTACCGTCAGAGCGAGAACACCGGCTTCCAGACCTTCTACGTGCGCACCGACGGCAACCCGGACGCGGTGCAGGCGTCGGTCCTGTCCGTCCTGCGTCGCCTCGACCCCAATCTACCGGTCGAGGAGCTGAAGACGCTCGACCAGCAGCGGAAGGAGAACATCATCCTCGATCGACTGATCGGGATGCTGGCCGCGTCCTTCGCGGTGCTGGCCACGCTGCTCGCCGCCGTGGGGCTCTACGGCGTGCTGGCGTACACGGTGTCCTTGCGCACGCGGGAGATCGGGCTCCGGATGGCGCTGGGAGCGGACCGCGGCCGCGTGCGCGGCATGGTGCTGCGCCAGGTGGCGCGCATGACGGTCATCGGGGGCGTGGTGGGCATCGTGGCCGCGGTCCTCGTGGGCCGCGCCGCCGGCTCGCTGCTCTACGGGCTGACGGGCTCCGATCCGCTCGTGATCGGAGCCGTGACGCTCCTCATGGCCGGCGTGGCGTTGCTCGCGGCCTACCTGCCTGCAGCGCGCGCCTCGCGCGTCGATCCCATGGTTGCGCTCCGCTACGAATGACCGGAAGCTCCGGAGCGGTCTGAGCGCGCGCTCGCGGGCCTGTCGGCTCCTGGGTGCGCGCATCGCCCGCGTCCCCGTCGACCGGAGCCCGATGTCTGCCTCACCTCCCCCCGTCGTCCGGGTGTCCACATTGATCGTGGGTGCCGGCCCGGCCGGGCTCGCCGTGGCGGCCGGGTTGGCCGCGCGCGGCCGCCCGTACACGATCGTGGAGCGCGGCGCTCGGGTGGCGGAGTCGTGGCACCACCACTACGACCGGCTCTGCCTGCACACGGTCAAGGAGCTCTCCGCCCTGCCGGGCCTGGGGTTCCCGGAGCACTATCCGCGGTACGTGCCCCGCGAGCAGCTGGCCGCGTACTACGGTGCGTACGCGACGCACCATGGGATCGAGCCCCGATTCGGCGTCGAGGTGACGGCCATCCTACGGTCGGGCAGCGGGTGGCGCGTGGAGGTGGCGGAAGGCGCGGCCTTCGACGCGGACGCGGTGGTGCTGGCCACGGGGGTGAATCGCGTCCCGGTCCGCCCCACCTTCAGGGGTGAATCCTCGTTCCAGGGCACGATCGAGCACAGCCGGTCCTACCGGAGGCCCGATCCCTACCGGGGCCGCCGGGTGCTGATCGTCGGGATGGGCAACACGGGCGCGGAGATCGCGCTGGACCTCTGCGATGCCGGCGTCGACGTGGCGCTCTCCGTGCGCGGGCCCGTCAACATCGTTCCGCGTGAGGTGTGGGGGCGTCCCACGCAGCGTACGGCCATCCTGCTCGGGCGGCTGCCGGAAGGGCTCGGCGATCGCCTGGGCGTGCTGCTCCGGCGCCTGACGGTGGGGGACCTGTCCCGCTGGGGCATCCGCACCCCCGCGCTTCCTCCGGTCCGGCAGCTGCGGCTGCAGGGCAAGACGCCCGTGATCGACCTGGGCACCGTGGCCCACATCCGCGCCGGTCGCATTCCCGTCCATGGCGCCATCGATCGATTCGTCCCGGAGGGCTTGACCTTCCAGGGCGGCCGCACCGCTCCGTTCGACGCCGTCCTGCTGGCCACCGGGTACCGCCCTGGTGTCGAGTCCTTCTTCGCAGACACGGACGGCTTGTTGGACCGCAACGGTCTGCCCGGCTTCGTGGTGGGGACGGGGCGGTGGGAGGGGCTGTTCCTCGTGGGCTTCGACGCGTATCAGCCCGGGGGCGTCCTGCGGACCATCGTCGGGCAGTCCAGAGCCGTCGTGGAGGCGTTGGACGCGCGCGGCGTCGGCTAGCCGCAGGCGCGCGTCGCTCCCTCTAGCCGCGACGCCCCGTACGCGCGGCCCGCGTGCGCGCCAGCTCCTCCTCGAACGCGATCACCTCGAAG
Protein-coding regions in this window:
- a CDS encoding NAD(P)/FAD-dependent oxidoreductase encodes the protein MSTLIVGAGPAGLAVAAGLAARGRPYTIVERGARVAESWHHHYDRLCLHTVKELSALPGLGFPEHYPRYVPREQLAAYYGAYATHHGIEPRFGVEVTAILRSGSGWRVEVAEGAAFDADAVVLATGVNRVPVRPTFRGESSFQGTIEHSRSYRRPDPYRGRRVLIVGMGNTGAEIALDLCDAGVDVALSVRGPVNIVPREVWGRPTQRTAILLGRLPEGLGDRLGVLLRRLTVGDLSRWGIRTPALPPVRQLRLQGKTPVIDLGTVAHIRAGRIPVHGAIDRFVPEGLTFQGGRTAPFDAVLLATGYRPGVESFFADTDGLLDRNGLPGFVVGTGRWEGLFLVGFDAYQPGGVLRTIVGQSRAVVEALDARGVG
- a CDS encoding ABC transporter permease; translation: MADLKLALRTLARTPFVTAVAVLSLALGIGANTAIFSMFDQMLLRPLPVQEPDRLVNLANPGPKPGSTSCNQAGDCDEVFSYEMYRDLEQADIGFSSLAAHVLFQANLAMEGQTLNGEGLLVSGSYFPTLGVTPALGRLLSPEDDRTIGGHYVTVLGYGYWQRQLGGDPSVLNKTIVVNGETLTIVGVAPRGFGGTTLGAVPDLYVPLTMRGEMQTFFSGFDNRRSYWAYVFGRLQDGVTLDQASLRANAVYRNIVREVEAPLQTGMSDETMARFRDKELVLEAGTRGQSSLHGEVQTPLVLLMVITVMVLLIACANIANLLLARGAARSQEMAIRGSLGGNRVQLLRQLLVESVLLALLGGVASLLVARWTLAFVSSILPPEASSVVAVELRPMVILFAGVMSIGTGILFGIYPALHSTRPDLVTLLKSNAGQPSGSRAAARFRSSLVTAQLALSMTLLAAAGLFIKSLTNVSRVDLGLRTDNMVQFSVSPVLNGYEAERSRILFERIAEEMAALPGVSSVSSSLVPVLAGSNWGTDVNVQGFENGPDIDSNSRYNEVGTDYFATMGIALLSGREFTLADGRDAPRVAVVNETFTRKFGLNGAEAVGKFMASGGDDELDTEIVGVVADAKYSEVKDEIPPLFFRPYRQSENTGFQTFYVRTDGNPDAVQASVLSVLRRLDPNLPVEELKTLDQQRKENIILDRLIGMLAASFAVLATLLAAVGLYGVLAYTVSLRTREIGLRMALGADRGRVRGMVLRQVARMTVIGGVVGIVAAVLVGRAAGSLLYGLTGSDPLVIGAVTLLMAGVALLAAYLPAARASRVDPMVALRYE
- a CDS encoding cystathionine gamma-lyase; the protein is MRDATRIVRAGAPPASQGAPFLPGPTFASVFHLAGDPASAPYQYGRFHNPTWSAFEAALTELEGGPALVFPSGMAATYAVMATLVGPGARLVMTGDAYYTARGVAQRHLVPRGIDVVLAADAAALRAALPGAQVVWVETPSNPLLEVYDIRALAAAAREAGALLVVDNTTPTVGGQTPLTLGADVSVASDTKALCGHSDVVLGHVAVRDPAHAERLRVWRTETGAIAGPMEVWLAHRSLGSLDVRLERMCANALGVATWLQARPDVLQTLYPGLPDHPGHEVARSQMQRFGPVVSFELRSAAAAHAFLASSALIHEATSFGGLHTSGERRARWGGDPVGPGFIRLSLGCEHLDDLLEDFAQALEHAAAVQA
- a CDS encoding VOC family protein encodes the protein MTVTAAAIHATNLGCSITCKDLPASIRFYRDAIGFALFQSFENEGKVAAAVVGAGDCRIVLNQDDGKLGWDRIKGQGFYLQINVASPEDVDAAAARIEAAGGALLSQPADQPWGARMFQFNDLDGFKLGVSTPLGG